The following is a genomic window from Strongyloides ratti genome assembly S_ratti_ED321, chromosome : 1.
aatttctattaatattattaataaaaaatcaaataaataaagaatgtGTAAAGATAACAATATTAGATAgtaatatatacaaaaaataaactttataaaaaaaaaacatatttgtttaaaatatttttattaagtaatatattcatttttttttgaaaaaaccaaatatattacaaaacTTAGTTATATGTATTAAGGAACAAAGATAAGAAactttaattcatttttaagtaataatataCTTTCTATCaaatccatttttttttaaatttcttaaaagTTTTCAAATGATTCATTTGTAATTAAACAACAATCTCTCcagaacatttttttttcatgaaTTCCAGCAGAAGAGgcataaaaatgtttcaaagATGAAACAAAAGTATCATTTAacaaatcaaaaataaattctttttaatgaaaaaaatcattaatattttttattaataaatactaaattgacttttttattgtaatattgaaaattagctaattattatattataattggtactaaaaaaaacattaaaatgtAGGATACcaacaatttatttaaaaaagctGTTATCAAgaaataaactttaatttcAAATTTGTAAGATactacatatattttttttaaaaaacgagatattttcaaaacttaaaaaaattatctattagtcttatatttaaaactattatGAATTTATGGTTAAGAAgataaaaacatataaaatataaaactattaaataaaaaaaattttataatgttataattgtttttggtttcatagatttttttcaaatgtatgtttatattttaaatgaaaacaaattatatttaaaaatttattaatcataaatggttataaaatgatattatgaTTAAATATTGGTGACAAAACAGAATGtcatcataatatttttaattattaaacatttataaattattattttctatagtTTCCATCTTGGCGGTAGATATCTTCTGCTAACTTCGTGAAGTTGTCATAAGCTTCTttatccattttttttatctcatCTTTAAAATGCTCATAAAGAATGGACAAAGAGAAGATAAATTGACTCTTTGTTTGCACTGCCTTATAACGATGCATTCGTAGAGTCTCCAAAAATTTGACTGGATCAAAAGCTTTGCCATAATTGATCATATCGATCATATAAATGACTAATGCTAATGTTCCAGTTCTTCCTATTCCTGCACTACAATGAATCGCTATATAACGATCATTGTAAAgatttataatctttttgtACAGTTCATGAATAGGTTTACTTTCATTAGGTATGCctaaaaaaaacaatcaacataaatttttttaatcaaaataaactTACTTTTATCAGGCCAATTAATGTAAtgaagtaatttaaaattacttgctacatttttattattataaattgtgTAATCATATTCAATAATATGATTTACTTCATCAACTTTCTTATCAATATACAAGACAGTATATCTGCTTGTTTTCATATCTTTAACATCAGCAGGAAAATAAGGATAGCACTTATTTTGCactttaatttcattaacaTTGACAAGTACGACAATGATTCCGATCTTGTATCTAAAAATCATGTCATACATATCATCAACTGTTGTTTGTATTGGTgcctaaaaaaatatacattaaataaagtttaattattattaatatcttaCCTGacacataataatttttctttcctTTTCATCACCATACTTATAGACCATTTGATTAGCATGTATATAACCACGAATATCTTTAGAATCATATCCATTAATGTTGATTGAATATTTGTCAAGACATACTATGTCATTGTAACGATTCTTCTTTAGAAGCTTGCTTTTAATCATATTAAAACGTTGacattttttcaaaagatCACCATTACTCATCATTCCAACGCTATCAAATTGGACACAAAGatcatttaattttccaGAATCAATTacattaacatattttaagaaatttttaaatttttctttcatcTTATTTTCACGTTTTTCCAAATTATAAAGATAGTGTTCGTACTCCTTGGCAAAATTTATTCTTCCATTATTTCCACCAATTAACATATTGTTGTCAAAGAAGTATGTGACAAGAGCTTTCAATAAATAAGCATATTCCATAGAAGAGATGTTTCCACCATAACGTTTTTCACGAACTTCTTTTATAATCTCCATTGGATTATAAACTGAGGTATCAGTTTCCATTGCTTCCAAAATACAGCAGAAATATGTGAACATGAATACACGTGATCCAGCACTACGTGAAGCATGAACAAGAACATTCCTATTTCCAGCACATTCAGAAACCTCTGAGTACAAATTGGTGAAGTGTAGATCCGTACTTGGTATTGCATGTTCTTTCCAATAACTAACATGAAAAAGTGTTACTTTCTTTGGCTCTTTTCCTTTCATAGTCATgctaaattttaaaactttgaCATATGAGAGATTTGTTGGGACCTCGTCCAGAAATTTAACAGCAACATTTCCATAATTCTGGTTTTTCTTTGACCAATATAATTGTTTCTCATCTGTTACTGGTCCATCGCTCTTTTCTTGATGGATTATTGAAATAACAACTGCGACATCCTCTTTATAGAGTAACTcccaaaaatattttactctTTCAGGTGTTGGTCCATCAGAGATGATATACTTTCTTTCTGGTGAGACATCATTAATGTAATGAGCTCTTATTTCCCCAAAGATTgatttaaaacatttgacCAAAGAAGAATTAAAAAGAGCCGTTGTATCGAAGTCGACTTCTTCATCACCttctattttctttataaaagtttgtttcttcaatatatccggaatatattttttatgttgaACTATTTCACAATATTTTTCCAAATTGGCATTTGATAATTCCTTCcacaatttaaatatattggGATGTTTAGATGCTagtttttttcttctaatatgtaattttatttgtttaagaaatattaGTGCACAGAAACcagttaaaattaaaataccaCCAAAAACACTTCCAACAATAATAGAAATTGCACCAATAAGTCCAACTTTTTCCTTAAGCTTTGCAAACCCTGATTTTTCTGAACCTTTTACATTTATACCATCACTAtctacttttaaatatttatttccaTTTTTATCTGTTTCGAATCTTGCTTTGTCATTGTGTAAAAAggagttaataaaaataatttctccGTTTGGTGTTTTGTAATGACAGTTTAGAGTTGTATTGAATTGTGTAGTATCTGATGTAAAAACAAAAGAACCAGAGCGATATAGACCATATTTTGCTACTCCATTAGCATTCAACTCATCTAGGCTAACTATCTTTTCAATGTAACCAACTGCATGAAGATATCCAAAATTGAATCCATTGATAGAACAGTTTGGCTTGACCACCGTTTCATTTGATGCATATAGAAAGTATTCCAatggatatatatatttatcatttggTGGTGCGAAGTAAAATATCTTCGTTATCATTTCATTACCTTCAAGTGTAGGGCAGttataagtaaaatttaaaagttcaTATCCATTTATCGAAAAGGTTCCCTTAGTGATTTTGTTGGAGTGCGGCACTTCTTTAATACCATCCTTTGTATATACAAccttgtttattaaaatttcttcgTTTTTGTAAAAATCTTGTAATAATGGTTGATTTTCTATAACAAGTTGAATTGTAAGAACACTTTCCAAATAGTCAAATGTAATAACGTCAATTTTTGTATTGTCCAGCGGTATTTGAGTTGAATTGTATCCTTTTATAACCATTAGTGGTCTGTTGTTGACAGCTCTAAATATAGTACAAGGTTCTGCAAACTCCTTTTCATGACTATCTTGAGGTATTgtgaataaataataaagctTGTTTGCATGTGGCAAATCATTCGGCGTTGTCAACAGATCATTAACtaagtttaatttaaataattttccatTCTTATcctttgtatattttaaaattttttcttgatCAGTGCCACATTTGCTTGGAGAAGGGAGTTGATTAGATATTGGAACTTTTTTTGCCATCAAAAAAGGATTTGGAGTGGGTTGCCAATTGAAATTGAACTTCCATTCATAGGGCATTTGGCTTCCGTCATTGCGCTTTATTCCAACAGTTCCACAATGAATTTGCTGCGGTCCAGATGCATTATATACTGATAGTATCCAATTGAATAGAATTTCTTCATTTGAAGGCATTACACTCGATTTTCCcagtaatatatttttatagaatttaTCCTCAATATTTCCATGTTTGTATAAAGAGCCAGGgcattttaaaagaataacgTCCGACTTGGCTGGCAACTTTAGATCGACTGGAAAAGTTGTTTGATTGATTTGTTCAGGAACCGATTGAAAGAAGGTTCCATGAGTACTTCCTTCACAATGTGTGAAGGTTTTCAGAAGTAGCAGCAGGCAGATTGTTTGAAACTGGTAAATATCCAGAAACATAgtaaattgttttttgttaaaaaacacgagaatttaataacttttcgAATGATAgaaaattgaatattttttccctttattcaaaattttttacaaaattatcattttctttaaataatattcatattttatcaaattattggaaaaaaaacGTTTTGATGTAAAATACTCTCTTTAAAGTTAATTGATATTACTATGCTATTATATCTAATAAATGTACTTTATACTAACAAAGAAACTTAGATAAattcaaaaagaaataaaattttaattagtaTGATTATGATTgaatatatctattttattttttattatacatatttttctATGACTTCAATTGATCAACTAAATGATatgttttaaatgttaaataaatgaaggttttttttagtaaaattgaAATAGAATTTcactaaattttataacgTTCTAGAAATTTCTAAtcataaagaattttttaaataatcttcttattcaaaaaaatatacaataattGAATAAATGTGATAACacttaattatttaaattttatattaaatatttttgaaaccAATTTTTTGTGAACATCATACaatttcataatattattatttttaatacataagaataaatttagaaaagTTTAAAACAGTTTTTTGAATCAACTAACaaataactatttaaaattttttttatcaaaaaaaaccACGTATCAAATTTTGCTTTACATAAATGCATTTATTTAACAGTTTTTATACtctatattaaattaataagacatgttattttttattgtagtgtattgtaatatatttattaatatttataattagaactgtaaaatttacattctcagtttgtttttattgatataatatattctttGCATATTTTAGTACagattgttttttaatatcattacttgttattctttaatttatagtagcaatgtaaaatattgtttgattattaataatttggAAAACAACAGCTAAAAATCTCAAACAGTTATTGTTGAAACTTTTGTtgtgatattttaaattgtagtaactttaattattaattgaaaaagagtaacaatattataaaaccTACATTATTCTAATTGatcaaaaataaacataataagaaaattaccgaattttcaaaaagtttaaaataataaaagtgtttcttttaaaaaaaattttttttaacaaactggtgatatgataaaaagtaacattaaattttttgagcACAATGATTAAAAacgtttattttaaaagattcaaaatgtaataatccaatataaaaaaatatatatttttgtgactaaatattttcttttctttttattccaatataaaaaaagtaaataaaatgaaagatTATACTTActtgttaaatttataataaattattaacagttttattttagttaacTGCATTTATGTTAACATATTagtaaaattgataattattatttttaaatctaattatataaaaaattaagaaaaaattaaagtgtAGATTGAGTAgtatatattgtataaaattattacttattTCTTAAAACAACTTTGATtctatttgaaaatttattgtgataacttttccattttttttaataattatataatattatataaataatagaaatatattaattaaaaaaatataaaaatgttgaaaatattatttataaatacttttatttttaaatcatttaccattattttattttatttttaaactttaattccttcatattttttgtcaataaatagattatttagaaaaaataattattagtaatgataaaattatttttattaattgtaatGAGGAAGATGTCTACGAAACTAATTTgtaaatacaaaattttcttGATTGCAATGAGATTCAGATAAAATGGTATATAGAAGTCAAAAATGtagtttataataaaattggtACAAATGAATGCCGtaatattactaaaattatttttgttaataaaatttatgtcATATTTTATGACAAATTAGATGActacaaattattatttcaattaatttcatggataaaattgaaaaatctGAAGCTTACAAAATGCATGTCCTGCAGACAAGCGTGTGCGAAGAATCTGCTTGTAACTGATAACACATATTTAcgaaaacaaaaaaatcatggaataatttttagataatatattaagtgttgtaatggtaaaaaaatcaaacaatgtaaaatatttcaactaataaatcaaaaattgtaaaaaatacttaatatttaaacttcagatgttttataaaacattttaaaaaaaatatatatatatatatgtataaacaTAATGATAGTTGATAATTCATCTTACTAGTAttctaaattttaaaaaaacaacagCAATAAGaaattctaatttttttatatttatttttacaatgttTAACTTTTCTACATATACTGTTAAGAACTAATCCATTATTTGCGTGATTCTTAAATAACTTGTTGGAATTGGAGCtgtttttatcatttaaatgaatttaGTTATCAagtataaaatgttattcaTATTCACAAGttaatgatttaattttcttagtggtaaatatgttattaccaagaaaatattaataagtatagctataaatatttattataatataattttaaaagtacaaaTTCATCATTATAAGTTATGACTTAAGatattaaagtatttttagtaacaaaaattaatatatgtataatatttacattaattCAACTtcataaaaacaaaaaatttaataaattatcaagaagtatttttaaattatattattatggtACTTTTTCGATATATTCTACATTAAGAATAGAGTAAtctgatatatatatatatatcattactATTAGTGacagataaaataaatcaaataatttatttgatttgtTGTGGTTATTAACtacatcaaaaaatattattataaattgcTTTAAACTAATATTCGTTTACCTTTGATTTATAAACTATATAACAATTtgtaaaatagaaaataagaTATGTGTATACAAATTCCTATCTGAAAGTAATACGTATGAAAAAtactatattaaatttatagttaaaaaatatatttaatctttAACTTTTACaatcaaattattattttctaaaattttaaataataaaaaagtaaaaccTTTGTATGTTGTATACTGAAATCAgctaatttaatttattaaaacattcatatacttttttaatttgataaaacaaaattgtcaaaaatagtcatttttaaagtatttcaAATTCATGTTAATGgccaaataaaattattgaaaaaaatatatttaatttctatcaatttttatatatagtaaaaatattattaaattttaatctcCAAGTACTATATAAAAGTTGAGaataatgattaaaaagttttgattCTTGATGatgctaaaaaaaattaactataatattatttatgatttaatctaaagattaaaatttgtcatatttttttaattgaattttaattaaaatttaatccTAAGATTAAAGCATGATAAAGTTTTCTACTTATTTCTTATACATATACTACAGCAAAAACATAGAAATTTTACTATAGTCTggattaaactttttttttaatgttattaaatcttaaaatatgatgtttggcatgttttaatattaacttttcTTGTCATTagttgttatattttaaattttatttcatatttaggaaaagaaattaatatatgtatttttagtatttctttttatagttaaaatgaaaaatacaatataattttgaataaaaatacttataataatttcaataaataaaaaagatagtttactattaaaaataaataatcattaaaattttaactttataataGAAATTGAAAGATATAaagatgtttttttaaaaatagttttcaTTTAGAATTTTTACTACTTtccattatattttattaagcacaaaacattttttaaattcattttcatAACGATATAAAGTATCATATTTAGCATTGAGTTGTATAAATTCTTCGTTTCCTTTATAATTTctgtttaaattattttgatatctCATTTTTAAGTGATCCACACCACTGGACTTATAATGTTGAAATACAGAACTAaaatcaataaaattatttgatttctTATTACTTTTAAGGCAGTAAGAACACTTCAAAACAgcaaatgtttttaattttaaatgtttcataaatatatgtgtaattttatctttaggAGTATGAAAAGATGTCCTACAAATGttacatttatttacaatattatttgacTTTATAAATACTTTGTCTGCTAAAGCCCTTAAATCAAGTAGTCCACAATTACTCATTTTTTTGATCATTCGGGAATTATTATGTTCCTCATTTATTAGATTACTATCAGAATATATTGAGACAAATTCATCTTCTattctttcatttttatctaacaaatgaatttattcatttcattattttcttcaaaaaaaaaaacataccgTCATGCATTAATTGGGATTGTATATCCTTAATTTCTTTTCTATCTGTAGAATATTCATTACCATCATAAATGTCATTTAAATTGTCTTCTGTTTCTATATTTAATGGAGGATTCAATATagattgtttatttttagaagatTTACTTTGATCTTCATAAACATCCAtactttttgatttattttctt
Proteins encoded in this region:
- a CDS encoding Protein-tyrosine phosphatase, receptor/non-receptor type domain and Protein-tyrosine/Dual specificity phosphatase domain and Protein-tyrosine phosphatase, catalytic domain-containing protein produces the protein MFLDIYQFQTICLLLLLKTFTHCEGSTHGTFFQSVPEQINQTTFPVDLKLPAKSDVILLKCPGSLYKHGNIEDKFYKNILLGKSSVMPSNEEILFNWILSVYNASGPQQIHCGTVGIKRNDGSQMPYEWKFNFNWQPTPNPFLMAKKVPISNQLPSPSKCGTDQEKILKYTKDKNGKLFKLNLVNDLLTTPNDLPHANKLYYLFTIPQDSHEKEFAEPCTIFRAVNNRPLMVIKGYNSTQIPLDNTKIDVITFDYLESVLTIQLVIENQPLLQDFYKNEEILINKVVYTKDGIKEVPHSNKITKGTFSINGYELLNFTYNCPTLEGNEMITKIFYFAPPNDKYIYPLEYFLYASNETVVKPNCSINGFNFGYLHAVGYIEKIVSLDELNANGVAKYGLYRSGSFVFTSDTTQFNTTLNCHYKTPNGEIIFINSFLHNDKARFETDKNGNKYLKVDSDGINVKGSEKSGFAKLKEKVGLIGAISIIVGSVFGGILILTGFCALIFLKQIKLHIRRKKLASKHPNIFKLWKELSNANLEKYCEIVQHKKYIPDILKKQTFIKKIEGDEEVDFDTTALFNSSLVKCFKSIFGEIRAHYINDVSPERKYIISDGPTPERVKYFWELLYKEDVAVVISIIHQEKSDGPVTDEKQLYWSKKNQNYGNVAVKFLDEVPTNLSYVKVLKFSMTMKGKEPKKVTLFHVSYWKEHAIPSTDLHFTNLYSEVSECAGNRNVLVHASRSAGSRVFMFTYFCCILEAMETDTSVYNPMEIIKEVREKRYGGNISSMEYAYLLKALVTYFFDNNMLIGGNNGRINFAKEYEHYLYNLEKRENKMKEKFKNFLKYVNVIDSGKLNDLCVQFDSVGMMSNGDLLKKCQRFNMIKSKLLKKNRYNDIVCLDKYSININGYDSKDIRGYIHANQMVYKYGDEKERKIIMCQAPIQTTVDDMYDMIFRYKIGIIVVLVNVNEIKVQNKCYPYFPADVKDMKTSRYTVLYIDKKVDEVNHIIEYDYTIYNNKNVASNFKLLHYINWPDKSIPNESKPIHELYKKIINLYNDRYIAIHCSAGIGRTGTLALVIYMIDMINYGKAFDPVKFLETLRMHRYKAVQTKSQFIFSLSILYEHFKDEIKKMDKEAYDNFTKLAEDIYRQDGNYRK
- a CDS encoding Zinc finger, C2H2 domain and Zinc finger, C2H2-like domain-containing protein, with amino-acid sequence MENNTSFYCLICDKNITTGEDQYLHFEKHIDIQVFNCQECNKQFKQEKEFEEHLALSNHKKRPNLILQKFITFLCTLSPQMEHINETDIRNYRMLLLKENKSKSMDVYEDQKTEDNLNDIYDGNEYSTDRKEIKDIQSQLMHDDKNERIEDEFVSIYSDSNLINEEHNNSRMIKKMSNCGLLDLRALADKVFIKSNNIVNKCNICRTSFHTPKDKITHIFMKHLKLKTFAVLKCSYCLKSNKKSNNFIDFSSVFQHYKSSGVDHLKMRYQNNLNRNYKGNEEFIQLNAKYDTLYRYENEFKKCFVLNKI